From the Brachybacterium sillae genome, the window ATCCACCGCATGGCGGTCTGCAGGTGCTCCATCTCGTCCTGCAGGTTGCCCGTGACCTCCCCCAGGCGCCGGTAGCGCAGGCTCGCCAGGGCGGCGCCGACGGCGCGCCGCGCCGGGTCCTCGGTGCCGAGCCGGTCGAAGGCGGTGCCGTGCAGCCGGGCGAGGGTCTCCAGGGCGGTCTCCAGTTCCGCCAGGCAGTGCGCGATGGAGCGGGGGAACAGGGAGTCCAGCAGCAGGAACTCGGTGGCCCGGGCGGCGCTGACCTGCCCGCGGTAGGCGCGGATGAAGGCCTCATGGGCGCTGCAGGTGCGCAGCAGCACGGCGACCGCGCCGTCGTCGGTGTCCTCCAGGTCGTGGGCCTGCAGGATGCGGGAGATCATGTCGATCCGTTCGATGAGCTGCCCGATCCGCAGGAACAGCCACGCCTCATCGCGGACCATCGACGCCTCCACCAGGCCGTTGATCACGGCGCAGCGGTCCTTCGACCAGCGGAAGAACGCGTGCATCCGCGAGGGGTGGACGGTGCGCGGCAGCTCCAGGCGCGTGGTGTTCAGGGCCTCCCACACCTCGGTGGAGAGGACCTCGCGGGCACCGCGGGCGTTCTCCCGCGCCACCAGCAGCGACCCGGCGACCGACGACGGGTTGGAGCGGTCGGTGGCCAACAGGTCGAGGGTCCGCTGGGCGGTGAGGTCCTCCGCTGCCGCCGCGGGGCGGCCGAACATGCGGTGGATCTCCTGCAGCCGGTCCTCGGCGGGACGGGTGGCGTCCTCCGCGAGCACCTGCAGGTCGACGTCGAGGATGCGGGCGGTCTGGTCGGCCCGCTCGACGTACCGGCCGATCCAGTACAGCGAGTCGGCGATCCGGGACAGCATCAGCGGGCCTCCTCGTCGGTGGGGTGCGGGTCGGTGGCGTGCTGGTCGGTGGCGCCGTCGACCGGCTGCTCCACCACGATCATGGGGATCGCGGCGGTGATGGGTGCGGGTTCAGCGAGACGCTCGTCGTCGCGGTCCATGTCGCCATCCTCGAGCTGCTCATCGGTGCCGGCGGCATCGACGCGCGAGATCACCCCGGTGGGGGTCGGCACCTGCACCAGCGTGGGCCGCTCCCCCGCCAGCACCCAGGTGTCCTTCGACCCGCCGCCGCGGGAGGAGTTCACGATCATCTCGCCGCGCGGCAGCGCCACCCGCGTCAGTCCCCCGGGCAGCACCCACACGTCCTCCCCGTCGTTCAGCGCGAAGGGCCGCAGGTCCACATGACGGGGTTCGGGCCCGTCCTCCACCAGGGTGGGGATGGTGGACAGCTGCACGATCGGCTTGGCGATCCAGCCGCGCGGATCGGCCACCAACCGGGCCCGCAGCTCGTCGAGTTCGGCGCGGGTGGCGCGGGGGCCGATGACGATGCCCTTGCCGCCGGAGCCGTCGACCGGCTTCACGACCAGTTCCTCGAGGCGGTCGAGGACCTCCTCGCGGGCATGGTCCTCCTCCAGGCGCCAGGTGTCGACGTTCGGCAGCACCGGTTCCTCCCGCAGGTAGTAGCGGATGAGGTCCGGCACGTAGGTGTAGGTGAGCTTGTCGTCGGCGATGCCGTTGCCCACGGCGTTGGCGAGCACCACGGTCCCGGCGAGCACCGCCCGGATCAGGCCCGGCACCCCGAGCATGGAGTCGGGCCGGAACACCTCCGGGTCGAGGAAGTCGTCGTCGGTGCGCTTGTAGATCACGTCGACGCGCTGCAGACCGGCGGTGGTGCGCATGTAGACGCGGTCGTTGCGGACCACCAGGTCGCTGCCCTCGACCAGTTCGACGCCCATGGTGCGGGCCAGGAGGGAGTGCTCGAAGTAGGCGCTGTTGTAGCGGCCGGGGGTGAGCACCACGACCGTCGGGTCCCCTCCGGCGCTCTCCGGGGCGGCGGCCTCCAGCGCCCGCAGCAGCCGGCCCGGGTATTCGTCGACCCGGCGGACGCTGTAGCGGGCGAACAGCTCCGGGAAGGTCTGCGTCATGGCGCGGCGGTTCGACAGCACGTAACTGACGCCGCTGGGGGTGCGCACGTTGTCCTCCAGCACCCGGAAACCGCCGGAGCCGTCGCGCACCAGGTCGATCCCGGAGATGTGGATGCGCACACCGTTCGGCGGCCGGTAGCCGCGCATCGCCTCGACCACATAGGTGGAGGAACTCACGAGTTCCGCGGGGACGACGCCGTCGCCGATGGCCCTCTGCTCGGTGTAGAGGTCGTCCAGGAACGCCTCGAGTGCCCTCACCCGCTGCGCGATGCCGACCGACACCCGTGCCCATTCCTCGGGGGCGATCACCCGCGGTACTGCGTCGATCGGGAACGGCCGTTCCTCCCCGGCGTAGTCGAAGGTCACGCCCTGCGCGAGGTAGGAGCGGGCGAGCGATTCCGAGCGGGCCCCGAACTCCTCGACGCCGAGGTCGGTGAGACCGGCGTGGAGGCCGGCGTAGGTCTCACGCACGGTGCCGTCGGCGGCGATCATCTCGTCGCCGTCACCACCGGGCTCATATCCGCTGAACAGTGACGCGCCTGACATGCCCCCCAATCTAAGCGCATCCCCCGTCGCGGGCTCACCGGACCACGGCGTCCAGGCACGCTCGGGCAGGATGGGAGGGTCCGACGATCGACCCGGAGGTGCACATGCCGAACCGATCCGTCCTCGTCCGCCTGGCGCGGACCGTTCTGCAGAACCCGAACGTGCAGCGCGGTGCCCGCCGACTCGCCGATTCCGCCATGCGTGCCGCGCAGCGTCGCCTGCTCGAGGCGCAGCGGGGCGGCACAGAGCCGCTCGGCGGTGACCAGAGTGCTCCCCACGGTGGCGGCCCGCACCGCGGCGGCCAGAGTGCCCGATCGACCGGGAGCGCCGGCACGGGACGTGCCTCGTCGGGAACCGCCGATGCGGTGGTCCACCGGGTGCTCGCCGACCGTGACGCGCGGGTCCCGGTGCGGTTGGAGTACGCGCCGCATGATGATGCGGCCGCGGACCCCGGGGAGATCGTGTGGTCGTGGGTGCCCTTCGAGGAGGATCCCGGCCGGGGCAAGGATCGCCCGGTGCTGGTGCTCGCCCGTGAGGAGGCGCGGCTCGGAGGCAGCGACGGCAGCGGTCAGGTGCTCGTGGCGCTGATGCTCACCAGCCGCGACCGCGGCAGCGGCGATCATGTCGACGAGCACGGGCACCGCTGGGTGGATATCGGCACCGGGGCATGGGACCGCCAGCGGCGCCCCTCGGAGGTGCGGATCGACCGGTTGTTGCGTCTGCCGGTGGAGGCCGTGCGGCGGGAGGGGGACCGGCTGGACCGCGCCCGGTACGAGCGCGTGGCGCGCGCCCTCATCCAGGAGCATGGCTGGCGGGTCTGACCGTGGGCCCGGATGGGACGCAGACCACCCCTGGTCACCGCGGGGCAGCCGGAGCTGTTCTGGTAGCCTGACCTGCTGTATGCGTGCATACCGACCGGTGTGCGCACTGGGCGGCTCCCTTCCGTGTCCGGGAGACCGCGTCCGGTGCGACCCGGGCGCGTGATCGGGGCGGCGACCCGGTCCCGACGTCTCCAGGCGAACCCCACCGCCGGTCCCCGTCGGGTCCCGCACCTCGGCCCCTCGACGACCCATCGACGCAGGACGGAAAGAGTTCCACGTGGCAAACATCAAGTCCCAGATCAAGCGGATCAAGACCAACGAGAAGGCCCGCCAGCGCAACAAGGCGTACAAGAGCGAGCTGAAGACCTACGTCCGCAAGGTCCGCACCGCCGTGGCCGCCGGTGACACCGCCGCCGCCGAGGAGTCGCTGAAGGCCGCCTCCCGCAAGCTGGACAAGGCCGTCTCCAAGGGCGTGATCCACAAGAACCAGGCCGCGAACCGCAAGTCCGGTCTCGCGAAGCTGGTCGCCAAGGCCAAGGCCTGATCCTCGACCTCTGCTCGGGCATCTGACCCGGCCCCGACAGCGCCCCGCACGGTTCACCGTGCGGGGCGCTGTCGCATGTGGTGACGTTCAGCGAGTGCGTCGGGAGCGCACGATCCGCTGGATCATCCGTTGCAGTGACCAGGCAGGATCCCGGCCCGCGCCCTTGATCTCATGGTCGGTCTGCGCGACGGCCTCCAGGGCGAGGGCGAGCCCCCGGTCGGACCAGGCGCGGGCATCGCGCTGCAGGTTGCGCACCATCCAGTCGGGCATGCCGAGGGTTGCGGCATTAGCCCCGGGGGCCCTGACCTTCGCCACGCCCCGCACTTTGGAGGCGACCGCCGCGACCAGCGGCACCGGGTCGACGCCGCCCAGGAGTGCCTGCTGCAGCAGCCGGGTGGCGTCGGACTCCCGCCCGGCGAGGGCGGCGTCGGCCACCGCGAAGGCGGTGGTCTCGACTCGCCCGGCGGTGACCGTACGGACGTCGTCGAGGTCGAGCGGCGGCGGAGTGGACCCGTCCTCGGGGGTGGTGTCCTCGAGCAGCTGCCGGGCGGTGGCGGCGAGCTCCGAGAGGTCGGAGCCGAAGGCGTCGACCAGGGCCGCAGCGGCCTCGGGCCGGATGCGCCGTGCCTGCCGGGTGAACTCCGCCATGACGAAGGTCTGTTTGTCAGCGGGGCGTTTCATCGGGTTGCACGGCACCCGGGGGATAGTCCGGTCCTTGCGCAGTGCGTCGAGGAGTTTCTTGGCGCGGTTGCCGCCGCGGTGGATCAGCACCAGGGTGACGTCGGGTTCCGGCGCGCTGCGGTAGGCGTCGATCTCAGTGATCAGCGGCTCGGGGGCGCTCTGCAGATCCGGGACGACGACGAACCGGGCCTCACCGAAGAGCGAGGGGCTGGTGACCGCGCTGAGCGCCCCTGCGGTGGCTCCCTCGGAGGTGATCTCGTGGAACGCGACCTCGGGGTCGCGGGTGCGGGCCAGCTCCTTCAGCCGTTCCAGGGCGCGCTGGGCCAGCAGCGACTCGCTGCCGTGCAGCAGCACGATCGGCGCCGGCGTCACGCTGTGCCATTCGACGTCGCTCATGCCCTCCCTCTCCTCAGTCCCCGCGGACCGCGCCGATCCTATCGGGGAGCGGTGACAGACCGAGGGGCCAGCAGATCCCCGCGCGGCAGCACCACGGTGCCGTGCTCGTCGGTGCGCACCACCCCGGCGCCGCTGCTGCGCAGCAGATCCAGGGTATGCGCGGTCGGGTGGCCGAAGCTGTTGTCCCGGCCGACACCGATCAGGGCGAGCCGCGGGGACAGCTGCCGGTAGAGCCCGGCATCCTGGCGTCGGGATCCGTGGTGGGCCACCTTCACCACGGCGGCGGGGCCGGGCTGCAGCTCGGCCAGGCGTCGCTGCGCCACGGGTTCGAGGTCCCCGAGGGCGACGATCCGCGGGCCGCCGTGCAGGCGGACATCCAGGACGACGGAGCAGTCGTTGGCGTCATCATCCTCTCCCCCACCTGTCTCGGCGGCGGACGCCGCCCGGGCCTGGGAGGCATCCGGGGGCCACAGCACCTCCACGGTCGCCTGTCCGAGGCGGGTGGCGTCCCCGCGCTGCACCGCCCGCACCGGCACCCCGGGCACGACGGCGCTGCGGGCCTCCGGCAGGGGGCAGACCCACTGTGCGGCAGGGATGCGTCCCCCGGTGAGGGCCGGGATCCCGCCGGTGTGGTCGGCGTGGGGGTGGGTGAGGACCAGCAGGTCGATGTTTTCCACCCGCAGGTGGTCCAGGCAGCGGCGCAGATTCTCCGGATCAGGTCCGGTGTCGATGAGGACGGTCGTGGTCGGTGCCGGGCGGATGAGCAGGGCGTCGCCCTGCCCGACGTCGCACAGTGCCACCTGCCAGTCCGGGGTGGGCCCCCAGGGGGTGCGCTGCAGCACCGGCACCGTCAGCTGGGCGACGAGCACGGCGGCGAGGAGCCACCTCACCGGCCGGCGGTGCCGCAGGGCCGCGGCGACGGCCAGGGCGAGAAGGACCCCGGTGGCGAGGAGGGCTCCGCGGGGCCCGTCGGGCAGGGGGATCCGGGCACCGGGGAGCTCTGCGGCCGCTCGGGCGATTCGGACGATCATCTCCGCGGCGCCCCCGGCGACCGTCGCGCAGCACCGCGCCGCGGCCGGCCACCAGGGCCCGAGCAGCACCGCCGCGACACCACCGAGGGTGGCGGGCAGCACCAGCGGTGCAACCAGAAGGTTCACCAGCACTGACCAGGCGGACATCTCCGGCGCCAGCAGCACCAGGACGGGGGTGCAGACCATCTGCGCCACCAGCGGCACCGCCACCGTGGCCGCGACCGAGCCGGGCAGGTGACTGCCGGTGAGATCACGCAGAAGACGTGCGGCCGGAGGCACGAGAAGCAGGATCGACGCCGTGGCGAGGGCGGACAGCACGAAACCGATGCCGGCGGCGGTGCCCGGATCGTGCAGGGCCCAGATCAGCACGGTCAGGGCGAGGCAGGCGGTGGCGTGGGCGCGGT encodes:
- a CDS encoding alpha-E domain-containing protein codes for the protein MLSRIADSLYWIGRYVERADQTARILDVDLQVLAEDATRPAEDRLQEIHRMFGRPAAAAEDLTAQRTLDLLATDRSNPSSVAGSLLVARENARGAREVLSTEVWEALNTTRLELPRTVHPSRMHAFFRWSKDRCAVINGLVEASMVRDEAWLFLRIGQLIERIDMISRILQAHDLEDTDDGAVAVLLRTCSAHEAFIRAYRGQVSAARATEFLLLDSLFPRSIAHCLAELETALETLARLHGTAFDRLGTEDPARRAVGAALASLRYRRLGEVTGNLQDEMEHLQTAMRWISGALDTQYFSPQQGG
- a CDS encoding circularly permuted type 2 ATP-grasp protein — encoded protein: MSGASLFSGYEPGGDGDEMIAADGTVRETYAGLHAGLTDLGVEEFGARSESLARSYLAQGVTFDYAGEERPFPIDAVPRVIAPEEWARVSVGIAQRVRALEAFLDDLYTEQRAIGDGVVPAELVSSSTYVVEAMRGYRPPNGVRIHISGIDLVRDGSGGFRVLEDNVRTPSGVSYVLSNRRAMTQTFPELFARYSVRRVDEYPGRLLRALEAAAPESAGGDPTVVVLTPGRYNSAYFEHSLLARTMGVELVEGSDLVVRNDRVYMRTTAGLQRVDVIYKRTDDDFLDPEVFRPDSMLGVPGLIRAVLAGTVVLANAVGNGIADDKLTYTYVPDLIRYYLREEPVLPNVDTWRLEEDHAREEVLDRLEELVVKPVDGSGGKGIVIGPRATRAELDELRARLVADPRGWIAKPIVQLSTIPTLVEDGPEPRHVDLRPFALNDGEDVWVLPGGLTRVALPRGEMIVNSSRGGGSKDTWVLAGERPTLVQVPTPTGVISRVDAAGTDEQLEDGDMDRDDERLAEPAPITAAIPMIVVEQPVDGATDQHATDPHPTDEEAR
- a CDS encoding type II toxin-antitoxin system PemK/MazF family toxin — its product is MPNRSVLVRLARTVLQNPNVQRGARRLADSAMRAAQRRLLEAQRGGTEPLGGDQSAPHGGGPHRGGQSARSTGSAGTGRASSGTADAVVHRVLADRDARVPVRLEYAPHDDAAADPGEIVWSWVPFEEDPGRGKDRPVLVLAREEARLGGSDGSGQVLVALMLTSRDRGSGDHVDEHGHRWVDIGTGAWDRQRRPSEVRIDRLLRLPVEAVRREGDRLDRARYERVARALIQEHGWRV
- the rpsT gene encoding 30S ribosomal protein S20, whose protein sequence is MANIKSQIKRIKTNEKARQRNKAYKSELKTYVRKVRTAVAAGDTAAAEESLKAASRKLDKAVSKGVIHKNQAANRKSGLAKLVAKAKA
- the holA gene encoding DNA polymerase III subunit delta; this translates as MSDVEWHSVTPAPIVLLHGSESLLAQRALERLKELARTRDPEVAFHEITSEGATAGALSAVTSPSLFGEARFVVVPDLQSAPEPLITEIDAYRSAPEPDVTLVLIHRGGNRAKKLLDALRKDRTIPRVPCNPMKRPADKQTFVMAEFTRQARRIRPEAAAALVDAFGSDLSELAATARQLLEDTTPEDGSTPPPLDLDDVRTVTAGRVETTAFAVADAALAGRESDATRLLQQALLGGVDPVPLVAAVASKVRGVAKVRAPGANAATLGMPDWMVRNLQRDARAWSDRGLALALEAVAQTDHEIKGAGRDPAWSLQRMIQRIVRSRRTR
- a CDS encoding ComEC/Rec2 family competence protein yields the protein MTGPATTAGRDTRRRGPELRLLPAAGVVWAAAITGSHTGVRGAAAVIAAVLATAGIIGLLVPDRGLRRALLRHGALLLVLTVPLLPSVQTTTATRVTLEGAGARGAILTGQVRLLGEPRTATPPAWATEDAAAPAGRLATARLEGGPVRIGSREVMLPRGTRVILRDTDGMPLGAARAGDVLEVRGSLRIDGTYRELRISSARTVQRETGPRAVLRAHALRSTAHLPPDVAALVRGMSIGDTRGLSQDTEEAMRRSGISHLVAVSGANIALILGAVVGPLLLLGVPRRTRLAVGALAVTGYVVLVGPEPSVLRAATMAAPLLLARALGHRAHATACLALTVLIWALHDPGTAAGIGFVLSALATASILLLVPPAARLLRDLTGSHLPGSVAATVAVPLVAQMVCTPVLVLLAPEMSAWSVLVNLLVAPLVLPATLGGVAAVLLGPWWPAAARCCATVAGGAAEMIVRIARAAAELPGARIPLPDGPRGALLATGVLLALAVAAALRHRRPVRWLLAAVLVAQLTVPVLQRTPWGPTPDWQVALCDVGQGDALLIRPAPTTTVLIDTGPDPENLRRCLDHLRVENIDLLVLTHPHADHTGGIPALTGGRIPAAQWVCPLPEARSAVVPGVPVRAVQRGDATRLGQATVEVLWPPDASQARAASAAETGGGEDDDANDCSVVLDVRLHGGPRIVALGDLEPVAQRRLAELQPGPAAVVKVAHHGSRRQDAGLYRQLSPRLALIGVGRDNSFGHPTAHTLDLLRSSGAGVVRTDEHGTVVLPRGDLLAPRSVTAPR